ATAGCAGTTAATGGCGAGTTTATCATATAGGTAATTTCAGATATATAAACGGGTATAACAGCATAGACTACAAGGTTAAAAACTTTCATTGGATTATCCTCACCACCAAAAGATTTACCAAAAAAGTAAGTTAAACCTGTTAAAAATATAGGTTTGAAAATTTCAAATATCCATACAATCAATAAGAAAATTAAGATTTTATTAAAATCATTATTTTGAAGCATGTTTAAAATCAAATTCATATAGTCAATAGTTGATTTGTCAGCCTTTGGGTCATTTTTAAGCATGTCTAAAAACTGGATTATAGAAGAAATATAGTTTGACTTTAAAACTGTAAAACCAATCAGATATCCAAGCACCGGAAAGAAAGAGAAAGGAAGAATATATTTTAAAAACATTTCAAAGTAGCCTTTAATCTCTAAGTTTTCCATAGACTTTTTTGGATTTAGATATATATCTAACATTTAACCACCTCAAACAATGCTTTATTAGTTTTTAAATTATACCATTTTAATGGTAATCATAATTATTTTGTGATAAAATTAAGAAAACCATAAACTTAGTTAAGGAGTTTAAATGAAAGAGTTTATTCTTGATGCCAGAAATGTTCCTAAAGCTGTAATAACAACCGCGATAGAATCTGGAGTTGATTTTATATTAATAAAAGAAGAACAAGCAAATGAGATAAAAAAGCTCGGAAGAGTCAAATTGATAATCCAAGACAAAGAAGGAAATCTTTCTGACGATTTCGTAATAGTAAAAATAGAAAATAAAGCCGATGAAGAAAAGGCGGCAAATCTTGCAAAAAGTGGTAAAAAAGTAATCGTAGAAACAACAGACTGGACTATCATTCCACTTGAAAACTTAATTGCCCAATCTCCCAACATATACTCAATTGTTAAAAATTCAGAAGAAGCAAAGACCTCTGTTGGCATTCTTGAAAAGGGAGTTAAAGGTGTTGTTTTAAAAACAACAGATATAAACGAAGTAAAAAAGGTAGCTAAGGTTATTAAAGAAGATACTGAAAAATTAAACTTTATTAAAGCAAAAGTGACCGCAATAAAACCTATCGGAATGGGTGATAGGGTTGCGGTAGATACAACCTCTCTTTTAAAACGTGGTGAAGGAATGCTTGTCGGAAATTCTTCAGCCGGAATGATTTTAGTTCATGGAGAAACGGAAGAATCTGAATATGTAGCATCAAGGCCGTTTAGAGTTAATGCTGGTGCGGTTCATATGTATACAAGAGTGCCAAACGGAAAAACCACCTATTTAAGCGAGCTTTCAGCAGGAAAAGAAGTGATGGTTTATGATTTTAACGGCAGCGGAAGGGTTGTCTATGTAGGAAGGGCTAAGGTAGAAAGAAGACCTATGCTTTTAATAGAAGCTGAATATGAAGGAAAAAAACTATCAGCAGTATTACAAAATGCAGAAACAATAAGAGTTGTAAAGCCTGACGGAACGCCAATATCTGTGGTAGATTTAAAAGTCGGAGATGAAATTGTCGGCTACGTTGAAGAGGCTGGAAGACACTTTGGAATGAAAGTGGAAGAGACTATTTTGGAGAAATAAAATGAAAACTTCACAAAAAGTAGGAATATTTGTTTTATTGATATCAATTTTAACAGGATATTTGATTATAAAATTTAGCGGCAAAGAGCTGGGTCAATCTTTTAAGACTTATTATGTTTATTTTGATGATGCTCAAGGTTTATCTAAGGGTGCGGATGTTCAGGTTTTAGGTGTAAAAGCAGGTAGAGTTGAAGATATAGCCTTTGAAAATGGAAAAGTTAAAGCACTTTTAAAGATAAAAGAAGAAATACCTTTATACAAAAATGCAACTGTTTCAATTAGAACTTATGGTTTAATGGGAGATAAGTATATCTATATAGATCCGGGTAGTCCTAACGCAGGCAATTTAGCAGAAAATCAGGTTATTCAAAATCAAGCAAAAGTTGCTTCAACGGAAGAGATGATAAATCAAGTTCAGATTTCAGCACAGAAATTTGCGCAATTGATGGATAATTTAAACAAAGCCTTGGGTGATGACAGATTAAAGAAACTCATAGAAGATTTTGATAAATTTGCTTCAAACACAAATGATGTTGTAGTAGAAAACAAAGAAGATATAAGACAGTCTATAGCCAATATCAGACAGATTACAGCAGACATTAGACAACAGCTTCCAAGTATTATCCAAAATTTAGACAAAACTCTTGAAAACACTAAAAATATAACGGCAGAAAACAGAGAAGATATGAGAAAGTTGATTGCTAACTTAAAAGACCTATCTGTTGCACTGAAAGAAAAAGCTCCCAAGACTCTTGATTCTGTAGATAAGGCAGCTACACAAATAGAACAAGCTGTTAGTGAAAATAGACAAGATTTAAAGCTATCAATCGAAAATATCAGAAAAGCATCTCAAAACTTAAACGAACTTTTGGCAAAAGTTAACGAAGGAAAAGGAACACTTGGAAAATTAGTAAATCAAGATGATATGTATAATAATGTAAATGAGGGTATAAAATCCTTTGCAGAGCCGTTTAAAGTTGTAAAAGAGTCAAATCTTGAAGTTATCATGCAAGGTGAGAAACATACAGGAAACGATGATTCAAAAGCTGGTGCAGCATTTAGATTTATACCAACAGATGACAGATACTACTATGTTGGAATACTTTCCAACTCTCAAGGTTATGTAGATAAAAAAGAAGAAATTACTTCAAACGGAACCACTACAACATACGTAACAAAAAAATATGGAATACTTTTTGACCTTCAATATGCAAGAAAAATATTAACACTTGGCTCTACACAGCTTTGGGCTCGTTTTGGTATTAAAGATTCTTCAGCAGGCCTTGGTGCAGATATAGTATTAAACGATAATTTGAAATTAGTGTCAGACCTTTATAAATTTAATAGAAAAGATTTGATAAATCAGCCAAACAATCCCGAGTTAGACATTGGACTTGAGTACAGATTTAGTGGTTATCCAATATTTGTAAAATTTGGTGGCTCTGATTTAATAAACAGTTCTGTTAGAGGCTTTTATGTAGGTGGTGGATTTGTATTTACAGACAATTATTTAAAATATCTTCTCGGCAGTTTGCCAAAAGTTAGATAAAATTTGGGGGTAAATGATGAAGAGAGAAAGAGAAAGGATAAATATAGATAAAATAGAGGCTTTAAAAGAGTTAGAACTATTTAAAGAGCTTAAAGAAGAAGAGTTGAAAAATATAGAAAAGTTCTTTGTTGTAAAGAAATTTAAGAAAGGTGAATACATATTCTATGAAGGAGATAAAGAGCCGGGTATTTATTTTGTAATAGATGGAATAGTAAAGCTAATCAAAGAAACGAACGAAGGCAAAACTGTAATACTAAGACTTGCAACAAAAGGCGAAAGCTTTGGCTGGCTTGTTATGAAAGATAACAGACCACCTGTTAATACTTATACAGCTCAAGCTTTGGTTGATACAACAGTTTTATATATATCAAATCAGGATTTCTTAAAACTGCTTCTAATGTATCCTGCTTTAGCAGTAAGAATAACGTGCGAGCTTACTAAAAATATTCTTGAAGCATATGACAGACTTAAAAGCTTAGCTGTTGAAAAGGTAGAAGGAAGAATAGCAACGCTTATTCTCGAACTTGTTGATAAGATTGGAAAGAAAGAAGGCGATAACGTAGTAATAAATGCCCCAATAACAAGGCAAGATATAGCAGAAATGGCAGGAACAACGGTAGAAACAGCAATTAGAGTAATAAGCAGATGGAAAAAAGAAGGAATATTAGACACAGAAAGAGGCAAAATAGAGATTTTTGATATAGATTATCTTCAAGATTTGATTAGTTAGTTTTGCAGAATTCTTTGACTAAAGTAAGCAGATTTTCCAAAATTTTGTAGAAGTTCGTTCAGTCTTGTGCTTTGGAATTACAAAGGAGAAATAATACGGTTCTACGTCATCTAGGAGACAAACAATAAAAAGTTCTAATATTTATTAAATATATCGGCCAAGAAACTCAAAAAAACATGAGATTCTTCGCTAACGCTCAGAATGACGATGTTGATTTTTGCAAGCAGCCTCCCTTTTTACTCAATTTTTTAAAAGAGGATAGATAACCTGTCTTAATATTAAATTCCTTTTCAAGAAGTAATTTTTAACTTCTCCACCTCTTCTTTCAGCTTAGCTTCAAAAGATTCTTTAAACTTTTGAGAGTAGAAGGCTATGTAAACATTAGAAATACCGTTATTCTCCTCAATCTTGACCCAAATTCTTCTATGAACGATATAGAATGCCAGCATTGTTCCAAGAACTACTATAATAGTTCCAAGCCAAATGAGATTGGTTCCAGGGAAATAGCTAATCTGCAATCCTGAAAAATATCTTGGTTGCATATTTTCAATGATAAGTAAGTAAGGAAATCCATAAGGTTTTACAAATTTTTCGTAGGCAAAAATAGAAACGTTAACATCTGCACCAACTGGCATGTTAAACTCTTTATCGTTGTACTTTACTTTTGTTACGACTAAGGGGTCAAACACATCTTGCTGGGCTAACATTGGATTTTTGTAGTTTAAAGTCGTATTAACAACTTGAATTACAGCATCGTCAAATTTATAAATATTGTTATTGTAGTTGTAATTTATTCTTTTTGCTTTATTAAAAAATTCAGAAACTCTCCTATCTAAATCTCTCAGCTGTTTTTCAATCTCTCTTTTTTTGTCTTCATCTGATTCTGATGCAAGTTTTTGATTTAAAATTTGAGATTCTTCTATATACTTTATAAGTTCATCATAATTAACTGCTACTATAGAAGCTTCTTTAATCTCTCCTGTTTTTCCGTAAGATGTTTGAAAAATTCTATAACCTTTATGTTCTGCTGGTTCGTTAACTTTTATAACTTTTTTCATAACGGGTTTTCCATCTTCTAAAA
This is a stretch of genomic DNA from Sulfurihydrogenibium sp. YO3AOP1. It encodes these proteins:
- a CDS encoding Yip1 family protein; the encoded protein is MLDIYLNPKKSMENLEIKGYFEMFLKYILPFSFFPVLGYLIGFTVLKSNYISSIIQFLDMLKNDPKADKSTIDYMNLILNMLQNNDFNKILIFLLIVWIFEIFKPIFLTGLTYFFGKSFGGEDNPMKVFNLVVYAVIPVYISEITYMINSPLTAIALFLSSFYMFYLIFIGSEKVLKVPSENSKNFQFVVVLVIFYVILSGILGMLQTKLIQMLIS
- a CDS encoding 3-dehydroquinate synthase II, encoding MKEFILDARNVPKAVITTAIESGVDFILIKEEQANEIKKLGRVKLIIQDKEGNLSDDFVIVKIENKADEEKAANLAKSGKKVIVETTDWTIIPLENLIAQSPNIYSIVKNSEEAKTSVGILEKGVKGVVLKTTDINEVKKVAKVIKEDTEKLNFIKAKVTAIKPIGMGDRVAVDTTSLLKRGEGMLVGNSSAGMILVHGETEESEYVASRPFRVNAGAVHMYTRVPNGKTTYLSELSAGKEVMVYDFNGSGRVVYVGRAKVERRPMLLIEAEYEGKKLSAVLQNAETIRVVKPDGTPISVVDLKVGDEIVGYVEEAGRHFGMKVEETILEK
- a CDS encoding MlaD family protein — protein: MKTSQKVGIFVLLISILTGYLIIKFSGKELGQSFKTYYVYFDDAQGLSKGADVQVLGVKAGRVEDIAFENGKVKALLKIKEEIPLYKNATVSIRTYGLMGDKYIYIDPGSPNAGNLAENQVIQNQAKVASTEEMINQVQISAQKFAQLMDNLNKALGDDRLKKLIEDFDKFASNTNDVVVENKEDIRQSIANIRQITADIRQQLPSIIQNLDKTLENTKNITAENREDMRKLIANLKDLSVALKEKAPKTLDSVDKAATQIEQAVSENRQDLKLSIENIRKASQNLNELLAKVNEGKGTLGKLVNQDDMYNNVNEGIKSFAEPFKVVKESNLEVIMQGEKHTGNDDSKAGAAFRFIPTDDRYYYVGILSNSQGYVDKKEEITSNGTTTTYVTKKYGILFDLQYARKILTLGSTQLWARFGIKDSSAGLGADIVLNDNLKLVSDLYKFNRKDLINQPNNPELDIGLEYRFSGYPIFVKFGGSDLINSSVRGFYVGGGFVFTDNYLKYLLGSLPKVR
- a CDS encoding Crp/Fnr family transcriptional regulator produces the protein MKRERERINIDKIEALKELELFKELKEEELKNIEKFFVVKKFKKGEYIFYEGDKEPGIYFVIDGIVKLIKETNEGKTVILRLATKGESFGWLVMKDNRPPVNTYTAQALVDTTVLYISNQDFLKLLLMYPALAVRITCELTKNILEAYDRLKSLAVEKVEGRIATLILELVDKIGKKEGDNVVINAPITRQDIAEMAGTTVETAIRVISRWKKEGILDTERGKIEIFDIDYLQDLIS
- a CDS encoding cytochrome c biogenesis protein ResB encodes the protein MIKKIISFLGNVKLGIIYLILLAILSVLGSTYIKQGETYITYYKEYGEIPAKIIWITWLNNVFHAWYYQLLIVLVAIAVIFATIERFPSIYRTAFGKVEKKMPEGVLKKPSTIKLSFNESIDETLQKIVSFIHNLGFRKVEVIKEDNAVYLFAEKGKVSRLAMLVTHIGIIIFLIGAFLGSYLGVRGQIEIPEGEKADYIRKYREGSLKPGDEIYKLPFEIKVDKFWLEFYDSKEFAGAVKSYNSEIEILEDGKPVMKKVIKVNEPAEHKGYRIFQTSYGKTGEIKEASIVAVNYDELIKYIEESQILNQKLASESDEDKKREIEKQLRDLDRRVSEFFNKAKRINYNYNNNIYKFDDAVIQVVNTTLNYKNPMLAQQDVFDPLVVTKVKYNDKEFNMPVGADVNVSIFAYEKFVKPYGFPYLLIIENMQPRYFSGLQISYFPGTNLIWLGTIIVVLGTMLAFYIVHRRIWVKIEENNGISNVYIAFYSQKFKESFEAKLKEEVEKLKITS